A region of Cucumis melo cultivar AY chromosome 2, USDA_Cmelo_AY_1.0, whole genome shotgun sequence DNA encodes the following proteins:
- the LOC103494173 gene encoding mitogen-activated protein kinase 9-like, translating into MGSGTLVDGVRRWFQRRTSSSSSSTSNSNFGSNSDSSDPNLNYPNPHKFDYVDNGGVSGDQLLSSDLRAQSSIAHKRKPLRKQTRLGEGGILEQLPEEEDDDLDYSALKLIKVPKRINHLRNPPPPLSALMDSHKKGGLETEFFTEYGEASRYQVQEIIGKGSYGVVGSAVDTHTDEKVAIKKINDVFEHVSDATRILREIKLLRLLRHPDIVEIKHIMLPPSRREFRDIYVVFELMESDLHQVIKANDDLTPEHHQFFLYQLLRGLKYIHTANVFHRDLKPKNILANADCKLKICDFGLARVSFNDAPSAIFWTDYVATRWYRAPELCGSFFSKYTPAIDIWSIGCIFAEMLTGKPLFPGKNVVHQLDLMTDVLGTPSAESIARIRNEKARRYLSNMRRKQPVPLTQKFPNADPLALRLLQRLLAFDPKDRPTAEEALADPYFQGLANVDREPSTQPISKLEFEFERRKLTKDDVRELIYREILEYHPQMLQEYLRSGEQTSFMYPSGVDRFKRQFAHLEEHYGKGERSTPLQRQHASLPRERIPAPKDEAGQRNDLEGRNVATSLQSPPKSQGDGSENANGNEQNGQNKPNYSARSLLKSASISASKCIGVKPRKDLEEEPISETTDEAVDGLSHKVSALHT; encoded by the exons ATGGGGAGTGGAACTCTCGTGGACGGTGTTCGTCGCTGGTTTCAACGTcgcacttcttcttcttcttcgtctacTTCCAATTCTAATTTTGGCTCTAATTCTGATTCTTCTGATCCTAATCTCAATTACCCAAATCCCCATAAGTTTGATTATGTGGATAATGGTGGTGTTAGTGGTGACCAATTGTTGAGTAGCGATTTACGCGCCCAATCGTCCATTGCCCACAAACGCAAACCTCTTAGGAAACAAACCCGACTCGGAGAAGGAGGGATTCTTGAGCAATTACCTGAGGAGGAGGACGACGATCTTGATTACTCTGCCTTGAAGCTCATTAAAGTTCCTAAACGGATCAATCACTTACGAaatcctcctcctcctctttcTGCTTTAATGGACTCTCACAAGAAG GGCGGGTTGGAAACTGAATTTTTCACAGAGTATGGAGAGGCCAGCAGATATCAGGTTCAAGAAATAATTGGTAAAGGCAGCTATGGGGTTGTTGGTTCCGCTGTTGATACCCACACTGATGAGAAGGTTGCAATTAAGAAAATTAACGATGTTTTTGAGCACGTTTCTGATGCCACAAGGATTTTAAGAGAAATTAAACTCCTACGGCTGCTCCGTCATCCAGATATAGTAGAAATAAAGCACATTATGCTTCCTCCTTCACGGAGAGAATTTAGAGATATTTATGTTGTTTTTGAGTTGATGGAATCTGATCTCCACCAAGTAATCAAGGCCAATGATGATCTCACTCCTGAGCACCATCAGTTTTTCTTGTATCAGCTTCTTCGTGGTCTGAAATATATTCATACAG CAAATGTATTTCATCGTGATTTAAAGCCCAAAAATATTTTAGCTAATGCTGACTGCAAACTGAAAATATGTGATTTTGGACTTGCTCGTGTATCATTTAATGATGCACCATCTGCTATTTTCTGGACT GACTACGTTGCAACTCGATGGTATCGTGCTCCCGAACTTTGTGGCTCTTTTTTCTCAAAA TACACTCCAGCAATTGATATTTGGAGCATTGGATGCATTTTTGCGGAAATGCTTACTGGAAAGCCACTGTTTCCTGGGAAAAATGTGGTGCACCAACTGGATCTGATGACTGATGTGCTTGGCACACCTTCTGCTGAGTCCATTGCTAGG ATTCGGAATGAAAAGGCAAGAAGATACCTTAGTAACATGAGGAGAAAGCAGCCTGTTCCTCTCACACAAAAGTTTCCCAATGCTGATCCCTTGGCTCTCCGATTGCTTCAACGCTTGCTTGCATTTGATCCCAAAGACCGTCCCACTGCCGAAGAG GCATTAGCTGATCCGTATTTTCAAGGTTTGGCTAATGTGGATCGAGAACCATCAACACAACCAATTTCAAaacttgaatttgaatttgagagaAGAAAGTTAACAAAAGATGATGTTAGAGAATTAATTTATCGAGAG ATATTGGAGTATCATCCTCAGATGCTACAAGAATATCTCCGCAGTGGAGAACAAACTAGCTTCATGTACCCAAG TGGTGTTGATCGCTTCAAACGCCAGTTTGCTCATCTAGAGGAACATTATGGTAAGGGTGAAAGAAGTACTCCACTTCAAAGACAGCATGCTTCATTGCCCAG GGAAAGGATTCCTGCACCAAAAGATGAAGCTGGACAACGCAATGATTTAGAAGGAAGAAATGTTGCTACATCTCTTCAGAGTCCTCCAAAGTCGCAAGGGGATGGTTCCGAAAACGCAAACGGTAACGAACAAAATGGACAAAACAAGCCAAATTACAGTGCTCGTAGCTTGTTGAAGAGTGCCAGCATTAGTGCCTCTAAATGTATAGGTGTTAAACCAAGAAAAGACCTAGAG GAGGAACCGATTTCAGAGACAACTGACGAGGCAGTTGACGGATTGTCTCATAAGGTGTCAGCCTTGCATACCTGA